A region of Rhodospirillales bacterium DNA encodes the following proteins:
- the nuoH gene encoding NADH-quinone oxidoreductase subunit NuoH, with protein sequence MTLLEFFNTHWLGITIKIVVQCLAVTVPLLVSVAYMTYADRKIWAAIQLRRGPNVVGPFGLLQPFADGLKLLLKETIVPSGANKVLFVIAPMITFVTALIAWAVVPFDDGWVIADINVGILYLFAISSLGVYGVIIAGWASNSKYAFLGALRSAAQMVSYEVSIGFVLITVLLCAGSLNLSEIVRQQSGGFWHWYFLPLLPMFVIFFISSLAETNRTPFDLPMSEAELVAGFHTEYSSMTFGLFFLGEYANMILLSAMGAVLFLGGWDAPLPFAPFTWIPGVVWFALKIAALLFVFSWTKGTVPRYRYDQLMRLGWKIFLPFSLLWVVLTAGAIVAFGWGPK encoded by the coding sequence ATGACCCTGCTCGAGTTCTTCAACACCCACTGGCTGGGGATCACGATCAAGATCGTGGTCCAGTGCCTGGCCGTGACGGTGCCGCTGCTCGTCTCCGTGGCGTACATGACCTACGCCGACCGCAAGATCTGGGCCGCGATCCAGCTGCGCCGCGGCCCCAACGTGGTCGGGCCGTTCGGCCTGCTGCAACCGTTCGCCGACGGGCTGAAGCTGCTGCTGAAGGAGACCATCGTCCCCAGCGGCGCCAACAAGGTGCTGTTCGTCATCGCGCCGATGATCACCTTCGTCACCGCGCTGATCGCGTGGGCGGTGGTGCCGTTCGACGACGGCTGGGTGATCGCCGACATCAACGTCGGCATCCTCTACCTGTTCGCGATCTCCTCGCTCGGCGTCTACGGCGTCATCATCGCCGGCTGGGCGTCGAATTCGAAATACGCCTTCCTCGGCGCGCTGCGCTCGGCGGCGCAGATGGTGTCCTACGAGGTCTCGATCGGCTTCGTGCTGATCACCGTCCTTCTGTGCGCCGGCTCGCTGAACCTCAGCGAGATCGTCCGCCAGCAGTCCGGCGGCTTCTGGCACTGGTACTTCCTGCCGCTGCTGCCGATGTTCGTGATCTTCTTCATCTCGTCGCTGGCCGAGACCAACCGCACGCCGTTCGACCTGCCGATGTCGGAGGCCGAGCTCGTCGCGGGCTTCCACACCGAGTACTCGTCGATGACGTTCGGCCTGTTCTTCCTCGGCGAGTACGCCAACATGATCCTGCTGTCGGCGATGGGCGCGGTGCTGTTCCTCGGCGGCTGGGACGCGCCGCTGCCGTTCGCGCCGTTCACGTGGATCCCCGGCGTCGTGTGGTTCGCGCTCAAGATCGCGGCGCTGCTGTTCGTGTTCTCGTGGACCAAGGGGACCGTGCCGCGCTACCGCTACGACCAGCTCATGCGTCTGGGCTGGAAGATCTTCCTGCCGTTCTCGTTGCTGTGGGTGGTCCTCACGGCCGGCGCCATCGTGGCGTTCGGCTGGGGTCCGAAGTAG
- the nuoK gene encoding NADH-quinone oxidoreductase subunit NuoK: protein MEIGLAHYLTVAAILFTLGIFGIFLNRKNVIVILMSVELMLLAVNINLVAFSVHHGDLVGQIFAMFVLTVAAAEAAIGLAILVVYFRIRGTIAVEDINLMKG, encoded by the coding sequence ATGGAGATCGGTCTGGCCCACTACCTGACGGTCGCGGCGATCCTGTTCACGCTCGGGATCTTCGGCATCTTCCTGAACCGCAAGAACGTCATCGTCATCCTGATGTCGGTCGAGCTGATGCTGCTGGCCGTCAACATCAACCTCGTGGCCTTCTCGGTCCACCACGGCGACCTGGTCGGCCAGATCTTCGCGATGTTCGTCCTGACCGTGGCCGCCGCCGAGGCGGCGATCGGGCTGGCGATCCTCGTGGTCTACTTCCGCATCCGCGGCACGATCGCCGTCGAAGACATCAACCTGATGAAGGGCTGA
- a CDS encoding NADH-quinone oxidoreductase subunit J, translating to MTPALLQTLAFYLFAAVTVTSAFMVIAARNPVHSVLYLILAFFNSAALFLLLGAEFIAMILVIVYVGAVAVLFLFVVMMLDINVAELRQGFLKYLPIGGAVGLALFAELVLAMGAWSVSPGAAEALRARTPKGGNTEALGKLVYTDYAFLFQASGMVLLVAMIGAIVLTLRSRPGVRRQKIADQIARRREDVVSVVKVPTGGGV from the coding sequence ATGACCCCGGCGCTGCTCCAGACCCTGGCGTTCTACCTGTTCGCCGCCGTCACCGTGACGTCCGCGTTCATGGTGATCGCGGCGCGCAACCCCGTGCACTCCGTCCTCTACCTGATCCTCGCCTTCTTCAACTCGGCGGCGCTGTTCCTGCTGCTGGGCGCCGAGTTCATCGCGATGATCCTGGTGATCGTCTACGTCGGCGCGGTGGCCGTCCTGTTCCTGTTCGTCGTCATGATGCTCGACATCAACGTCGCCGAGCTGCGGCAGGGCTTCCTGAAGTACCTGCCGATCGGCGGCGCCGTCGGGCTGGCGCTGTTCGCCGAGCTGGTGCTGGCGATGGGCGCGTGGTCGGTGTCGCCGGGCGCGGCCGAGGCGCTGCGCGCCCGCACGCCCAAGGGCGGCAACACCGAGGCGCTCGGCAAGCTGGTCTACACGGACTACGCGTTCCTGTTCCAGGCCTCCGGCATGGTGCTGCTGGTGGCGATGATCGGCGCCATCGTGCTGACCTTGCGGTCGCGGCCGGGCGTGCGGCGCCAGAAGATCGCCGACCAGATCGCGCGCCGCCGCGAGGACGTGGTCAGCGTCGTCAAGGTGCCGACCGGGGGAGGGGTCTGA
- a CDS encoding HU family DNA-binding protein: MNKNDLIVTVANGANLSKADAARAVEAVFETIVKSLKRKEKVLIVGFGTFSTSKRKASTGRNPRTGEAIKIAASVQAKFKAGQSLKDALN, encoded by the coding sequence ATGAACAAGAACGATTTGATCGTCACCGTCGCCAACGGCGCCAATCTGTCCAAAGCCGACGCCGCGCGGGCCGTCGAAGCGGTGTTCGAGACCATCGTCAAATCGCTCAAACGCAAGGAAAAGGTCCTGATCGTGGGCTTCGGCACGTTCTCGACCAGCAAGCGCAAGGCGTCCACGGGGCGCAATCCGCGGACCGGCGAGGCCATCAAGATCGCCGCGTCGGTGCAGGCCAAATTCAAGGCGGGGCAGTCCCTCAAGGACGCGCTCAACTAG
- the nuoE gene encoding NADH-quinone oxidoreductase subunit NuoE, whose amino-acid sequence MITADPTDVPAVAEFAFTPENLAAARELIAQYPAGRQASAVIACLDLAQRQSGGWLPRVAMDHVAGLLDMAPIRVYEVATFYTMFSLKPRGKYLLQVCTTTPCWLRGSDAVMKACREVTGVGPGEVSADGLFSTMEVECLGACVNAPMIQINDTFYEDLDEASTRKVLEAFKRGETPKPGPQIDRQTSAPVGGPTTLTTIPGGAAPSGS is encoded by the coding sequence ATGATCACCGCCGATCCGACCGACGTGCCCGCCGTCGCCGAGTTCGCGTTCACGCCGGAGAACCTCGCGGCGGCGCGGGAGCTGATCGCCCAGTATCCGGCCGGCCGCCAGGCCAGCGCCGTGATCGCCTGTCTCGATCTCGCGCAGCGCCAGAGCGGCGGCTGGCTGCCGCGGGTGGCGATGGACCACGTCGCCGGTCTCCTCGACATGGCGCCGATCCGCGTCTACGAGGTCGCGACTTTCTACACGATGTTCAGCCTCAAGCCGCGCGGCAAGTACCTGCTGCAGGTGTGCACGACGACGCCGTGCTGGCTGCGCGGCTCCGACGCGGTGATGAAGGCCTGCCGCGAGGTCACCGGCGTCGGCCCGGGCGAGGTCAGCGCCGACGGGCTGTTCAGCACCATGGAAGTCGAGTGCCTCGGCGCCTGCGTGAACGCGCCGATGATCCAGATCAACGACACCTTCTACGAGGACCTCGACGAGGCCTCGACGAGGAAGGTGCTGGAAGCCTTCAAGCGCGGCGAGACGCCGAAGCCCGGTCCGCAGATCGACCGGCAGACCTCGGCGCCGGTCGGCGGGCCGACGACGTTGACGACGATTCCGGGCGGCGCCGCGCCGTCCGGATCGTGA
- a CDS encoding NADH-quinone oxidoreductase subunit B, with translation MTSATSAAAVGAGNAALTRALENELADKGFVVAQVDKLVSWARSGSLWGLTFGLACCGVEMIHTWMSRYDLDRFGVAPMPSPRSADIMIVAGTLTNKMAPALRKVYDQMAEPRYVISMGSCANGGGYYHYSYSVVRGCDRIVPVDVYVPGCPPTAEALLYGVLQLQKKIRRTGTLIRGRSRSGATRTNAAKLSTNWPRMSARRPAAP, from the coding sequence GTGACCTCCGCGACCTCCGCCGCGGCCGTCGGCGCCGGCAACGCCGCGCTCACGCGCGCGCTCGAGAACGAGCTCGCCGACAAGGGCTTCGTCGTCGCGCAGGTCGACAAGCTGGTGTCCTGGGCGCGGTCGGGCTCGCTGTGGGGCCTGACGTTCGGCCTCGCCTGCTGCGGCGTCGAGATGATCCACACCTGGATGAGCCGCTACGACCTCGACCGCTTCGGCGTCGCGCCGATGCCGAGTCCGCGCTCGGCCGACATCATGATCGTCGCCGGCACGCTGACCAACAAGATGGCGCCGGCGCTGCGCAAGGTCTACGACCAGATGGCCGAGCCGCGCTACGTGATCTCGATGGGATCCTGCGCCAACGGCGGCGGCTACTACCACTACAGCTACTCCGTGGTGCGCGGCTGCGACCGCATCGTGCCGGTCGACGTCTACGTGCCGGGGTGCCCGCCGACGGCGGAGGCGCTGCTCTACGGCGTGCTGCAGCTGCAGAAGAAGATCCGGCGCACGGGGACGCTGATCCGCGGGCGGTCGAGGAGCGGCGCGACCCGGACCAACGCGGCGAAGCTCTCAACCAACTGGCCGCGCATGTCGGCGCGTCGACCGGCGGCGCCGTGA
- a CDS encoding NADH-quinone oxidoreductase subunit G, with translation MPKMRIDGIDIEVPAGITVLQACELAGVEVPRFCYHERLSIAGNCRMCLVEQEKAPKPIASCAMPVMEGMVIKTDTPLVKKAREGVMEFLLINHPLDCPICDQGGECDLQDQAMAYGHDRSRFLENKRAVPDKDLGPLVKTSMNRCIQCTRCVRFASEVAGVEELGATGRGEQMEITTYVRRTLSSELSGNIVDLCPVGALTSKPYAFNARPWELRKTETIDALDALGSAIRVDTRGAEVMRVLPRVNEDVNEEWISDKTRHAIDGLKRQRLDRPYVRQGGKLRPASWSEAFDAVAARLKGLDGSRIAAVVGDQCDAESMFALRELMASLGSTRVECRQDGAALDAATRGAYLFNAGIGGIDKADAILIVGSNPRLEAPVLNARIRKRHLAGRAKIGLIGDVAGDLTYPVERLGHGAATLSELAAGGHSFLATLKDAKNPMIIVGQGALRRPDGAAVLAEIRTLAGSVGAVRDDWNGFCVLHTAAARVGGLDLGLTTEGGVEAILAGCAGGDVEFVYLQAADEIDTKRLGKAFVVYQGHHGDAGAHRADVILPGAAYTEKPGIYVNTEGRAQLAKRAAQPPGEAREDWAVLRALSAACGKPLPFDTLDELRRRLVAANPVFGAIDAQAPGAWGAFGRAGSMTDAPFVSPIGNFHMTCPISRASPTMAACVAARRAPASVAAE, from the coding sequence ATGCCCAAGATGAGGATCGACGGGATCGACATCGAGGTGCCGGCCGGCATCACGGTGCTGCAGGCCTGCGAGCTGGCCGGCGTCGAGGTGCCGCGGTTCTGCTACCACGAGCGCCTGTCGATCGCCGGCAACTGCCGCATGTGCCTGGTCGAGCAGGAGAAGGCGCCCAAGCCGATCGCGTCGTGCGCCATGCCGGTCATGGAAGGCATGGTGATCAAGACCGACACGCCGCTCGTCAAGAAGGCGCGCGAAGGCGTGATGGAGTTCCTGCTGATCAACCATCCGCTCGACTGTCCGATCTGCGACCAGGGCGGCGAGTGCGACCTGCAGGACCAGGCGATGGCCTACGGCCACGACCGCAGCCGGTTCCTCGAGAACAAGCGCGCCGTGCCCGACAAGGACCTCGGACCGCTGGTCAAGACGTCGATGAACCGCTGCATCCAGTGCACGCGCTGCGTCCGCTTCGCCAGCGAGGTCGCCGGCGTCGAGGAGCTGGGCGCGACCGGCCGCGGCGAGCAGATGGAGATCACGACCTACGTGCGCCGCACGTTGTCGTCGGAGCTGTCGGGCAACATCGTCGACCTGTGCCCGGTCGGCGCGCTGACGTCGAAGCCATACGCCTTCAACGCCCGCCCGTGGGAGCTGCGCAAGACCGAGACCATCGACGCGCTCGACGCGCTGGGCAGCGCGATCCGGGTCGACACCCGCGGCGCCGAGGTGATGCGCGTGCTGCCGCGCGTCAACGAGGACGTCAACGAGGAGTGGATCTCCGACAAGACGCGCCACGCCATCGACGGCCTGAAGCGCCAGCGGCTCGACCGGCCCTACGTGCGCCAGGGCGGCAAACTGCGGCCGGCGTCGTGGAGCGAGGCGTTCGACGCCGTCGCCGCCCGGCTCAAGGGGCTGGACGGGTCGAGGATCGCGGCCGTCGTCGGCGACCAGTGCGACGCGGAGTCGATGTTCGCGCTGCGCGAGCTGATGGCGTCGCTGGGCTCGACCCGGGTGGAGTGCCGCCAGGACGGCGCGGCGCTCGATGCCGCCACGCGCGGCGCCTACCTGTTCAACGCCGGCATCGGCGGCATCGACAAGGCCGACGCGATCCTGATCGTGGGGAGCAATCCGCGCCTCGAGGCGCCGGTGCTGAACGCGCGCATCCGCAAGCGCCACCTCGCCGGCCGCGCCAAGATCGGGCTGATCGGCGATGTCGCGGGCGACCTGACCTACCCGGTCGAGCGGCTCGGCCACGGCGCCGCCACGCTGTCGGAGCTGGCGGCCGGCGGCCACTCGTTCCTCGCGACGCTGAAGGACGCCAAGAACCCGATGATCATCGTCGGGCAGGGCGCCTTGCGGCGTCCCGACGGCGCCGCCGTGCTGGCCGAGATCCGGACGCTCGCCGGATCGGTCGGCGCCGTGCGCGACGACTGGAACGGGTTCTGCGTGCTGCACACCGCCGCGGCGCGGGTCGGCGGCCTCGATCTCGGGCTGACGACCGAGGGCGGCGTCGAGGCGATCCTCGCGGGCTGCGCCGGCGGCGACGTCGAGTTCGTCTATCTGCAGGCCGCCGACGAGATCGACACCAAGCGGCTGGGCAAGGCGTTCGTGGTCTACCAGGGCCACCACGGCGACGCCGGCGCGCACCGCGCCGACGTGATCCTGCCGGGCGCCGCCTACACCGAGAAGCCGGGCATCTACGTCAACACCGAGGGCCGCGCGCAGCTCGCCAAGCGCGCCGCGCAACCGCCGGGCGAGGCGCGCGAGGACTGGGCCGTCCTGCGGGCGCTGTCGGCGGCGTGCGGCAAGCCGCTGCCCTTCGACACCCTGGACGAACTCCGCCGCCGGCTGGTCGCGGCCAACCCCGTGTTCGGCGCCATCGACGCGCAGGCGCCCGGCGCCTGGGGCGCGTTCGGCCGCGCGGGAAGCATGACCGACGCGCCGTTCGTCTCGCCGATCGGGAATTTCCACATGACCTGCCCGATCAGCCGCGCCTCGCCGACGATGGCCGCGTGCGTGGCGGCGCGCCGGGCGCCGGCGTCCGTGGCGGCGGAGTAG
- a CDS encoding NADH-quinone oxidoreductase subunit D codes for MADVEIKNLTLNFGPQHPAAHGVLRLVLEMDGEMVERADPHIGLLHRGTEKLIEYKTYLQAVPYFDRLDYVSPMCQEHAYALAVEKLLGIQVPERGQWIRVLFSEITRILNHILNVTTFAMDVGALTPTLWGFEQRELLMEFYEGVSGSRMHAAYFRPGGVHQDLPGGMLDAIAKWCDQFPEFLDDLERLVTENRIFKQRTVDIGVVTAEQAVEWGFSGPMMRASGLAWDLRKSQPYEVYDKVDFDVPVGKTGDCYARYLVRMEEMRQSLRIMRQCVDALRTVGGPVRVDDRKVAPPRRGEMKTSMEALIHHFKLHTEGYKVPAGEAYAAVEAPKGEFGVYLVSDGGNKPYRCHIRAPGFPHLQALHAMSKGHMLADLSANIGSLDIVFGEIDR; via the coding sequence ATGGCCGACGTCGAGATCAAGAACCTGACGCTGAACTTCGGGCCGCAGCATCCCGCGGCCCACGGCGTGCTGCGCCTGGTGCTCGAGATGGACGGCGAGATGGTCGAGCGCGCCGATCCGCACATCGGCCTGCTCCATCGCGGCACCGAGAAGCTGATCGAGTACAAGACCTACCTGCAGGCGGTGCCGTATTTCGACCGCCTCGACTACGTCTCGCCGATGTGCCAGGAGCACGCCTACGCGCTGGCGGTCGAGAAGCTGCTCGGCATCCAGGTCCCGGAGCGCGGCCAGTGGATCCGCGTGCTGTTCTCCGAGATCACGCGCATCCTCAACCACATCCTGAACGTCACGACGTTCGCGATGGACGTGGGCGCGCTGACGCCGACGCTGTGGGGGTTCGAGCAGCGCGAGCTGCTGATGGAGTTCTACGAGGGCGTCTCGGGCTCGCGCATGCACGCGGCCTATTTCCGGCCCGGCGGGGTGCACCAGGACCTTCCCGGCGGCATGCTCGACGCCATCGCCAAGTGGTGCGACCAGTTCCCGGAGTTCCTCGACGACCTCGAGCGGCTGGTGACCGAGAACCGCATCTTCAAGCAGCGCACCGTCGACATCGGCGTGGTCACCGCCGAGCAGGCGGTCGAGTGGGGCTTCTCCGGACCGATGATGCGCGCCTCCGGCCTGGCGTGGGACCTGCGCAAGTCGCAGCCCTACGAGGTCTACGACAAGGTCGATTTCGACGTTCCCGTCGGCAAGACCGGCGACTGCTACGCGCGCTACCTCGTGCGCATGGAGGAGATGCGCCAGAGCCTGCGCATCATGCGCCAGTGCGTGGACGCGCTGCGCACGGTCGGCGGGCCGGTGCGGGTCGACGACCGAAAGGTGGCGCCGCCCCGCCGCGGCGAGATGAAGACCTCGATGGAGGCCCTCATCCACCATTTCAAGCTGCACACCGAGGGCTACAAGGTGCCGGCCGGAGAGGCCTACGCCGCCGTCGAGGCGCCGAAGGGCGAGTTCGGCGTCTACCTCGTGTCCGACGGCGGCAACAAACCGTACCGGTGCCACATCCGCGCGCCGGGATTTCCGCACCTGCAGGCGCTGCACGCGATGAGCAAGGGCCACATGCTCGCCGATCTCTCGGCGAACATCGGCTCGCTCGACATCGTGTTCGGCGAGATCGACCGCTAG
- a CDS encoding NADH-quinone oxidoreductase subunit A, which produces MNALLFEYLPILIFIGIALGVVVAMVGGSWLIARQNPDSEKLSPFECGFAPFDDARGKFDVRFYLVAILFIIFDLEVAFLFPWAVALKDIGVFGFWSMMVFLGVLTVGFVYEWKKGALEWE; this is translated from the coding sequence ATGAACGCGCTGTTGTTCGAGTACCTGCCGATCCTCATCTTCATCGGCATAGCGCTCGGCGTCGTCGTCGCGATGGTCGGCGGCTCCTGGCTGATCGCCCGCCAGAACCCGGATTCCGAGAAGCTCTCGCCCTTCGAATGCGGTTTCGCGCCGTTCGACGACGCCCGCGGCAAGTTCGACGTGCGCTTCTATCTCGTCGCCATCCTGTTCATCATCTTCGATCTCGAGGTCGCGTTCCTGTTCCCCTGGGCGGTCGCGCTCAAGGACATCGGCGTCTTCGGATTCTGGTCGATGATGGTCTTCCTCGGCGTGCTGACCGTCGGCTTCGTCTACGAGTGGAAGAAGGGGGCGCTGGAATGGGAGTGA
- a CDS encoding NADH-quinone oxidoreductase subunit C has protein sequence MAAHVGASTGGAVTGAAVRLGELTLETTPERLLDLLGFLKKDDRCRFAQLVTICGADYPARPRRFEVVYHLLSLRLNQRVRVKLATDEDTPVPSAAPVYESAPWFERETWDMYGVWFSDHPDLRRILTDYGFEGHPLRKDFPLTGYVEVRYDDEQKRVVYEPVKLTQEFRRFDFLSPWEGATPVLPGDEKATKA, from the coding sequence CTGGCCGCGCATGTCGGCGCGTCGACCGGCGGCGCCGTGACCGGCGCCGCGGTGCGTCTGGGCGAGCTGACGCTGGAGACGACGCCCGAGCGCCTGCTGGATCTGCTGGGCTTCCTGAAGAAGGACGACCGCTGCCGCTTCGCGCAGCTGGTGACGATCTGCGGCGCCGACTACCCGGCGCGGCCGCGGCGCTTCGAGGTCGTCTACCACCTGCTGTCGCTGAGGCTGAACCAGCGCGTGCGCGTGAAGCTGGCCACCGACGAGGACACGCCGGTGCCGTCCGCGGCTCCGGTGTACGAATCGGCGCCGTGGTTCGAGCGCGAGACCTGGGACATGTACGGCGTGTGGTTCTCCGACCACCCCGACCTGCGGCGCATCCTCACCGACTACGGCTTCGAGGGCCATCCGCTGCGCAAGGACTTCCCGCTGACCGGCTACGTCGAGGTGCGCTACGACGACGAGCAGAAGCGCGTCGTCTACGAGCCGGTGAAGCTCACGCAGGAGTTCCGCCGCTTCGACTTCCTCAGCCCGTGGGAGGGCGCGACGCCGGTCCTGCCGGGCGACGAGAAGGCGACCAAGGCCTAG
- the nuoL gene encoding NADH-quinone oxidoreductase subunit L, which produces MEFLVKAIVFLPLLAALIAGFSGRAIGDRGAQWVTTLAVGAAAAMSWYVFFKVGFGGAGGTYRIATWMTSDTFDVAWALRIDTLTAVMLIVVTTVSSMVHLYSIGYMAEDPSIPRFMAYLSLFTFAMLMLVTADNLVQLFFGWEGVGLASYLLIGFWYERPSANAAAIKAFVVNRVGDFGFALGIFALFLLTGSVQFDAVFKAAPELAKLTFPFLGCEVPALTTACLLLFVGAMGKSAQLGLHTWLPDAMEGPTPVSALIHAATMVTAGVFMVARCSPLFEHSQVALDVVTLVGAATAFFAATIGLTQFDIKRVVAYSTCSQLGYMFFALGVSAYPAAMFHLMTHAFFKALLFLGAGSVIHAMHHEQDMRHMGGLKDKIPQTYWLMWVGTLALAGIGIPFVGGHGIGFAGFYSKDVILESAYSAHSTVGFIAFWLGLAGAFMTAFYSARLIFMTFFGEMRGAAAHGHGHADHAHGHDAHGHDAHGHGAHAIHESPPTMLIPLYVLALGALISGGVAYTAFVGDGFEKFWGNSILILTEHHALHDAHNAPAWVKVAPLVCGVVGIALSYWFYVVSKANLPKMMVDAFPAIHRLFYNKWFFDELYDKLFVRPSFWIGSQFWKKGDVGIIDGIGPNGLADGTRRLSGALGRVQSGYLYHYAFSMLIGVALLVTWYMLSRGATP; this is translated from the coding sequence ATGGAATTCCTCGTCAAAGCCATCGTCTTCCTGCCGCTGCTCGCGGCGTTGATCGCCGGGTTCTCGGGCCGGGCGATCGGCGACCGCGGCGCGCAATGGGTGACCACGCTCGCGGTCGGCGCGGCCGCCGCCATGTCGTGGTACGTGTTCTTCAAGGTCGGCTTCGGCGGCGCCGGCGGCACCTACCGCATCGCCACCTGGATGACCTCGGACACGTTCGACGTGGCGTGGGCGCTGCGGATCGACACGCTGACGGCGGTCATGCTGATCGTCGTGACCACCGTGTCGTCGATGGTCCACCTCTATTCGATCGGCTACATGGCCGAGGATCCGTCGATCCCGCGCTTCATGGCCTATCTCAGCCTGTTCACCTTCGCCATGCTGATGCTGGTGACGGCCGACAACCTCGTGCAGCTCTTCTTCGGCTGGGAGGGCGTCGGACTGGCGTCGTACCTGCTGATCGGCTTCTGGTACGAGCGGCCGTCGGCCAACGCCGCCGCGATCAAGGCGTTCGTGGTCAACCGGGTCGGCGATTTCGGCTTCGCGCTGGGCATCTTCGCGCTGTTCCTGCTGACGGGGTCGGTGCAGTTCGACGCGGTGTTCAAGGCGGCCCCGGAGCTGGCCAAGCTGACCTTTCCGTTCCTCGGCTGCGAGGTGCCGGCGCTGACCACGGCGTGCCTGCTGCTCTTCGTGGGCGCCATGGGCAAGTCGGCGCAGCTCGGCCTGCACACCTGGCTGCCCGACGCCATGGAGGGCCCGACCCCGGTCTCGGCCCTGATCCACGCCGCGACCATGGTCACCGCCGGCGTCTTCATGGTGGCGCGCTGCTCGCCGCTGTTCGAGCACAGCCAGGTCGCGCTCGACGTCGTCACGCTGGTCGGCGCCGCGACAGCCTTCTTCGCCGCCACGATCGGGCTGACACAGTTCGACATCAAGCGCGTCGTCGCCTACTCGACCTGCAGCCAGCTCGGCTACATGTTCTTCGCGCTCGGCGTCTCGGCCTACCCGGCGGCGATGTTCCACCTGATGACGCATGCCTTCTTCAAGGCGCTGCTGTTCCTCGGGGCCGGCTCGGTGATCCACGCGATGCACCACGAGCAGGACATGCGCCACATGGGCGGGCTCAAGGACAAGATCCCGCAGACCTACTGGCTGATGTGGGTCGGCACCCTGGCGCTGGCGGGCATCGGCATCCCGTTCGTCGGCGGCCACGGCATCGGCTTCGCCGGTTTCTACTCCAAGGACGTCATTCTCGAATCGGCCTACAGCGCCCATTCGACGGTCGGCTTCATCGCCTTCTGGCTGGGTCTCGCCGGCGCGTTCATGACGGCGTTCTACTCCGCCCGCCTGATCTTCATGACGTTCTTCGGCGAGATGCGCGGCGCGGCGGCACACGGACACGGCCACGCCGACCACGCGCACGGCCATGACGCGCATGGGCACGACGCCCACGGGCACGGCGCCCACGCGATCCATGAATCGCCGCCGACCATGCTGATCCCGCTCTACGTGCTGGCGCTGGGCGCGCTGATCTCGGGCGGCGTCGCCTACACGGCGTTCGTCGGCGACGGCTTCGAGAAGTTCTGGGGCAATTCGATCCTGATCCTCACGGAGCACCACGCCCTGCACGACGCGCACAACGCGCCGGCCTGGGTGAAGGTCGCGCCGCTGGTCTGCGGCGTCGTCGGAATCGCGCTGTCCTACTGGTTCTACGTCGTGTCGAAGGCGAACCTGCCGAAGATGATGGTCGACGCGTTCCCGGCGATCCACCGCCTGTTCTACAACAAGTGGTTCTTCGACGAGCTCTACGACAAGCTGTTCGTGCGGCCGTCGTTCTGGATCGGAAGCCAGTTCTGGAAGAAGGGCGACGTCGGCATCATCGACGGCATCGGCCCGAACGGACTGGCAGACGGCACGCGCCGGCTCTCGGGCGCGCTCGGCCGGGTCCAGAGCGGCTATCTCTACCACTACGCCTTCTCGATGCTGATCGGCGTGGCGCTGCTCGTGACCTGGTACATGCTGTCGCGGGGGGCCACGCCATGA
- the nuoI gene encoding NADH-quinone oxidoreductase subunit NuoI yields MAFLDRTARAFLLTELISGFALTFKYMFKPKVTVNYPFEKGPISPRFRGEHALRRYANGEERCIACKLCEAVCPALAITIEAEPREDDSRRTTRYDIDMTKCIYCGYCQEACPVDAIVLGPNFEFSTETREELMYDKAKLLANGDRWEAEIAANLAADAPYR; encoded by the coding sequence ATGGCCTTCCTCGACCGCACCGCGCGCGCGTTCCTGCTGACCGAGCTGATCTCGGGCTTCGCGCTGACGTTCAAGTACATGTTCAAGCCGAAGGTGACGGTGAACTACCCCTTCGAGAAGGGGCCGATCAGCCCGCGCTTCCGCGGCGAGCACGCGCTGCGCCGCTACGCCAACGGCGAGGAGCGCTGCATCGCGTGCAAGCTGTGCGAGGCGGTGTGCCCGGCGCTGGCGATCACCATCGAGGCCGAGCCGCGCGAGGACGACAGCCGGCGCACGACGCGCTACGACATCGACATGACCAAGTGCATCTACTGCGGCTACTGCCAGGAGGCGTGCCCGGTGGACGCGATCGTGCTCGGGCCGAACTTCGAGTTCTCGACCGAGACGCGCGAGGAGCTGATGTACGACAAGGCGAAACTGCTCGCCAACGGCGACCGCTGGGAGGCCGAGATCGCGGCCAACCTCGCCGCCGACGCGCCCTACCGTTGA